A DNA window from Candidatus Paceibacterota bacterium contains the following coding sequences:
- the rpmF gene encoding 50S ribosomal protein L32, which yields MGGLPARHFSKNRRDSRRAQLKLTATKLVNCPHCHKPTLPHKVCPNCGYYNGKMVIDVMAKLDKKEKKAKAKELKEESKEDK from the coding sequence ATGGGTGGTCTACCTGCAAGACATTTTTCTAAAAATCGCCGTGATAGCCGAAGAGCGCAACTAAAACTAACTGCCACTAAGTTAGTGAATTGTCCTCATTGCCATAAGCCTACATTACCCCATAAAGTTTGTCCTAATTGTGGCTATTACAATGGGAAAATGGTAATAGATGTGATGGCTAAGCTAGATAAGAAGGAGAAGAAAGCTAAGGCGAAAGAGCTCAAAGAAGAGAGCAAGGAGGACAAGTAA
- the nusB gene encoding transcription antitermination factor NusB: MASRHLSRSIVVQTLYELDFNNQMADAEKVQLTYARNLENFGSGLDDLEYPKSLLMGVLSKKDDIDKIITACTPGWTIDKTTILDRNILRVGLYELVFGDKKAVPPKVAINEAIELAKSFSGDSAGRFVNGILGTVVKEMGLNLESQKEIKIEPSK; the protein is encoded by the coding sequence ATGGCCTCTCGACATTTAAGTCGTTCCATAGTTGTGCAAACTCTTTATGAGCTTGATTTTAATAATCAAATGGCCGATGCCGAAAAAGTGCAATTAACCTATGCGCGCAATTTAGAAAATTTTGGTTCCGGCTTAGATGACCTAGAATATCCTAAATCGCTACTCATGGGAGTGCTTTCTAAAAAAGACGATATTGATAAAATCATTACTGCTTGCACGCCCGGTTGGACCATAGACAAAACTACTATCCTTGATAGAAATATTCTCAGGGTCGGTCTATACGAACTCGTTTTTGGCGATAAAAAGGCAGTCCCACCCAAAGTAGCCATCAATGAAGCCATTGAATTAGCTAAAAGTTTCAGCGGAGATTCGGCCGGTAGGTTCGTCAATGGTATCTTAGGAACAGTCGTAAAAGAAATGGGTCTAAACTTAGAAAGTCAGAAAGAAATTAAAATAGAGCCCTCTAAATAA
- the rnc gene encoding ribonuclease III yields the protein MESVSDNWKQLKKNFSFTWKNEDLLKESLTHSSYLNEHRREEKRHNERLEFLGDAVLELVSSVYLYKKFPEEQEGFLTNLRAALVNTDSLTIVSKKLGINKYLRLSKGESKNIASSSSAVLADALEAVIGAIYLDQGLATAEDFIVKNIMSRYQEVIREHSYRDSKSLFQEMAQERFHKTPQYKTLGSSGPDHNKIFKVGLFLDEEEIAEGSGKSKQEAEENAAKNGLAKY from the coding sequence ATGGAAAGCGTTTCTGATAATTGGAAGCAGTTAAAAAAGAATTTCAGTTTTACTTGGAAAAACGAGGACCTTTTGAAAGAATCGTTGACGCATAGCTCTTATCTAAATGAGCACCGCCGGGAAGAAAAACGCCATAACGAGCGCTTAGAATTTCTCGGTGATGCTGTTTTGGAGTTGGTGAGTTCTGTTTATTTGTATAAAAAATTTCCCGAAGAGCAAGAAGGCTTTTTAACTAACCTCAGGGCAGCGCTGGTAAATACAGACAGCTTAACCATAGTTTCCAAGAAGCTGGGAATCAATAAATATTTAAGGCTCTCTAAAGGGGAAAGTAAAAATATTGCGAGCTCGTCTTCGGCTGTCTTGGCTGATGCCTTAGAAGCGGTTATCGGCGCTATTTATTTAGACCAAGGGCTAGCGACGGCTGAAGACTTTATTGTGAAAAATATCATGTCCCGCTATCAAGAAGTTATTCGAGAGCATAGCTATCGTGACAGCAAAAGCCTATTTCAAGAAATGGCTCAAGAACGTTTCCACAAAACCCCTCAATACAAAACACTTGGTTCCTCTGGACCTGACCATAATAAAATATTCAAAGTAGGTTTATTTTTAGACGAGGAAGAAATAGCCGAAGGCTCCGGCAAATCCAAACAGGAGGCGG